The DNA region CATTGTGTAGTAACTGTTCTTCCAATCCATCCATTGGCCCAACCTGATTGATTGATTTGTTTGAATCGCGGAATACTTTCTCACGCGCTCTTTACACTTTTCAACGAATTTGGCAATGCCATATTTTTCAATGTCTTTTTTTGACTTAAAACCCAATTCTTTTTCCACCTCAACTTCAACCCAAAGCCCTTGGGCGTCAAATCCGTTTTGAAACCTCTGGTCAAATCCTCGCGCCGCTTTATATCTTTGGAACAGATCTTTGTAGGTTCTCCCCCACGCGTGATGAACTCCCATTGGATTATTGGCGGTAATCGGCCCGTCTAAAAACGACCAACTTTTTTGGCCTTTAATTTTTTTCCGCAGCTTCTCAAAAATTTGATTATTTTGCCAAAAATCAAGGATTCTTTCTTCAGTTTTGGGACCAAAAGATTCTATCATAATTTTACATCTTATCAGGAGCTTTTATCCCCATCAAGTTCAAAGCGTTTCCTAAAACGATTTTAGTTGCCGTAACCAAAGCCAATCGCGCGGAGGTTAACTTTTTGTCTTCTGTAATCACTCTTTCTTTTTCATAGAAATTGTGGAACTCCCGCGCCAGTTCCAGAGCATAGCGCGGCAAGCGATGGACTTCGTAATTTATCGCGATATCACTTAAAACCTCGGGAAACTCGGTGAGTTTCCTAATTAAATCAAATTCGGCATTTGTTTTTAATGCACTAAATTCAGAGCTTAAGACCTCGGCTTTAGAGACCTTTGCTTTGCGCAAATTAGAGACCTTTGCTTTGCGCAAAATTGAGGAAAGCCGCGCGTACGCGTACTGCACATAATAAATCGGATTTTTTTGCGAACGTTCTTTGGCTAGCGATAAATCAAAATCCATGTGAGTATCGGATGAATACATCAAAAAGAAAAATCTCACGGCATCAAGCCCAATCTCACCAACCAGCTCGTCTAAAGTAACAAAAATTCCGGCTCGCTTTGAAACCTTTGCTTTTTTACCGCCGGAAACGAGGCGGACAAACTGAATCAGCACTATTTTTAAGCGCTCCGAATTAATCCCCAATGCTTTTAAAGCCCCCATCAAGCGCGGAATGTCTCCATGATGGTCGGCTCCCCAGATATTTATCGCTTTATTAAATTTTCTTACTTCAAATTTATTTAAATGATAAAGAATGTCAGACATAAAGTATGTTTCGTCGCCATTACTTTTTATCAAAACCCGGTCTTCGGTATCGCCTAATTCCGACGTTTTCATCCAAGTGGCGCCATCTTTTTCATAAATTAAATCTTTGCGCATTAAATCTTCCATTACTTTTTCATACTGTCCCCCCTTATAAAGGGACTTTTCAGAAAACCAAACATCAAAATTTATTCCGAGCTTTTTTATAACCGGCTTTATATGCGTATTTAAAATTAAATCAACCGATGCCTGCCCGGCTTCTTCAATGCTAAAATTTTTGTCTATCTGTTTTGCCAAGTCGTTAATATAATCTCCTTTATATAAATTTTCTAATTCGGTTTTTTCTAAACTCAAATTCTCGCCCTGCGCTAGCTTGATTGATCTTCCAAGAGCAAGAATTTGGCCACCCCTATCATTTATATAAAACTCGCGAGTAATGTTATACCCTTGTGTTTCCAAAATATTAGCCAGCACATCACCATAAAACCCTCCTCGGCCATTAGCCATTGTTAAGGGCCCGGTGGGATTGGCAGAAATAAATTCAACTTGAACTTTGTAATTTTTACCGACATCAGAATTTCCGTATTTATTTTTTTCTTTCAGAACTTCCTTAAGTTGATGACGGAGACATTCGGGCGACAGAAAAAAATTAATAAAACCGTTCACGGCATCAATTTTTGAAAATTCTTTCTTGTCCGCCGAAACTTTCTTGCCCGCCACAGCTTTAGCGTAGGAGGGAGTGAAGGCGGATATTTTTTGGCTATTTAACTTTTTAACTAATTCTTCGGCAATTATTTGCGGTGATTTTTTTCCGCCTGAGGCGAGATCTCGCCCCTTTTGGGCGGATAAAATTTTGGCAAGCAAAAAAGCGACGTTTGACGAATAGTCGCCATGTTCTCTATTCTCGGTAACTTTAACTAAAACCTCTCCCCTAAACTCCGGAGCGATTTTTCGAATAATGTCGTTTAGATAGGTTTTTATAAGCTCTTTCATTCCATACATATTTTAACCCGATTTTGATAAAAATAAAACTACTGATAGAATTCGGGTATGGCAATATTCTCCGAAAACCGAAAGGCTCACTTTGATTACGAAATCCTAGAAATTTTTGAGGCAGGCTTAGTGTTGTCTGGCGCCGAGGTTAAGTCAATAAAAGGAGGGCGCATGAACTTAGCCGGCTCTTACGTTAACTTCCATAATGGCGAACCCTATCTAATCGGCGCTTCAATCGCTCCTTATCAGCCAAAGAACCAGCCATCCGACTACGACCCGTCTCGCTCAAGAAAATTGCTTTTGAATAAAAAAGAAGTTGACTATATTTCCGGTAAAACAAAACAAAAAAGCTTGACTTTAGTGCCTTTAAAGGTATATAATAAAGGCCGCCGAATTAAACTGGAATTTGGTTTGGTCAGGGGTAAAAAGCAGTATGACAAACGCGATGCTATAAGCCGACGAGAAATAGAGAGAGAAATCGACAGAAAAATTAAACAAGAGCATGGGAGTGACGGGCTTCGATAGAACTTGAAAATTAAATATGCAGGACGAGGATATCTCGTAACCTTGAAAATCCGTCCCGCAGTTGCGGGATGCGACAATCCCCGAGATCCAGCAAATAACTGGCAAAACAAATTTAACTCCTGCTTTAGCTTTTGCTTAAGTAGGTTTTACCCCGCGAAGCTTTAGCGTAGTGGGGCATCGGTCGCCTGACGCCCAGTAGGACGATACCGGTGTCAACAATTGGGCTCTAACCTGAAAATTCTTCGGTTCGGGTTGAACTAAAGAAGAAATTGGGAACCTTCCATTTTGACTGTTTCAAGGAGGATTTTCAAAAAATTCAAACAGCCTACGCCTGTAGAAATATTTAATTAAAAATTCTAGATGCGAGTTCAACTCTCGCCACTTCCATTCGACTCGTCTCTCGCTAACGCTCGAGACTCGCTCATGGCAAGCCACTCGTTGTAATTAACTTGAGTCGCTCACTATTGAACAAGTCGAATGTCCCGAGCGTAGTCGAGGGACACAATAAAATATCAGATAATTATCTGGTATTTTATTTTTATAGATGCTATATAATTTTTATGCATTACGTTTATATGATAAAAAATTCTTCTGGCAAATTGTATGTTGGTGTAACAGAAGATTTAAATAAAAGACTTTACTACC from Parcubacteria group bacterium includes:
- the smpB gene encoding SsrA-binding protein SmpB, which codes for MAIFSENRKAHFDYEILEIFEAGLVLSGAEVKSIKGGRMNLAGSYVNFHNGEPYLIGASIAPYQPKNQPSDYDPSRSRKLLLNKKEVDYISGKTKQKSLTLVPLKVYNKGRRIKLEFGLVRGKKQYDKRDAISRREIEREIDRKIKQEHGSDGLR
- a CDS encoding arginine--tRNA ligase, which translates into the protein MKELIKTYLNDIIRKIAPEFRGEVLVKVTENREHGDYSSNVAFLLAKILSAQKGRDLASGGKKSPQIIAEELVKKLNSQKISAFTPSYAKAVAGKKVSADKKEFSKIDAVNGFINFFLSPECLRHQLKEVLKEKNKYGNSDVGKNYKVQVEFISANPTGPLTMANGRGGFYGDVLANILETQGYNITREFYINDRGGQILALGRSIKLAQGENLSLEKTELENLYKGDYINDLAKQIDKNFSIEEAGQASVDLILNTHIKPVIKKLGINFDVWFSEKSLYKGGQYEKVMEDLMRKDLIYEKDGATWMKTSELGDTEDRVLIKSNGDETYFMSDILYHLNKFEVRKFNKAINIWGADHHGDIPRLMGALKALGINSERLKIVLIQFVRLVSGGKKAKVSKRAGIFVTLDELVGEIGLDAVRFFFLMYSSDTHMDFDLSLAKERSQKNPIYYVQYAYARLSSILRKAKVSNLRKAKVSKAEVLSSEFSALKTNAEFDLIRKLTEFPEVLSDIAINYEVHRLPRYALELAREFHNFYEKERVITEDKKLTSARLALVTATKIVLGNALNLMGIKAPDKM